CAGCACTGAGTTGCAAAGCAACAGTTCCTTCTTTGAGAACAGTATCTTTCCATGGGGATTGGCAGATTGTAGCTCGACAGAAAAAGAGGGTCAAATCAATCTTATGGAAAACCAACCTGAAGACATCAAGTGGCCTGAATATTTCCAAAGCCCATCATTATTAATGGCGGCTGctttacaaaatcaaaatccacAATCTTTATACAATGAAATTAAATCAGAAACACATTTCCTGGCAGATTCTTCAAGCGGTATTTGGCCTGATAACCAGCAGCAAcaagaaaatttacaaaattctgATATATGTGTTAAGGAGATCCAGAGACTTACTGCCACGTACGGTCATATTTAGCCTGCATTGATGAGGAGCTTCTAATTGAAGCAAGAAGGCAGAGGCTTGAacaaatgttgtttttttttccttttccttttccttttgcttttcgtcttcatttttattttttatatcaagtGTGTGCcaaagatttttcttttgtatataaGTCTGATACAAACATTTCTCACCCTCTGGTTCCAgaaaatttacccaaaaaaaaaaaaaatcaagtaattTGTTCTTAGCTTTTCGTTGCTGCGTTGCGTGTGCTGTAGAGACTAGAGTTGCATAATAAGGCCTTTTGTTTCCGTGCATTGATGTTGCTGCAATTCTATCTGTAAACAATCAAGAGAAAGTAtttgttatcaattttttattttacttttcctttttttatcatgacccttttttttaaatgagaaacCGGTTGGAACTCTGCTTTCGACTTTGTCCACCTTTTATGGCAAATTAGAAAACCGAAAGCTTGTTAACTGAATGCTTTTCTCCAGCGTAAAATTTAAATGGCTGTCTATCATTTTCTCAAGGAAACAAAATCACTTTTTCTTCACTTTAGATGATTTCGAGGAAATAATGCAACTGGATtcttctttttagtttaaaaaatccCAATACTTgcagaagcagaagcagaaCCAGAAACTCAAAGGGCTATCAGGCTTCAACCAGCCAGCCTTAGTCCCTCACGCGTGCAAACATGAGCAAATGCATGTGCACACAGAGGAAAGGAAGGGCTCaactgaaaaaattttcaattattttcatgtaaaaaaaCCCACAAATGAATTCAGAAGTATTCAGTTTCTAGTCCGTACAAAGGGAAAACGACTGACAATCTAATGAGGACCGTGCAAATACGCTTATGTCTTGTATCTCCTTTATGACGCCAACATTATCTCAACTTAAAACTTGATAAACTTACCAATAATAGGAAATTCCAATTCAAGAGAACTGCAAAGTCAATTTTATGTTAactgtatatatttatgttttgacaACCAAATCAACGCCATCCACTTGCCTTCATTTTAAAGAGGAATCGTTTGCCAATTCAATGAAATTACATAAGGAGATTCATTTGGACTAAACTCTTGTGAAGTAGAACGGCAACTTTCAAGTTGTTTGCTTTTTCTAAATTCAATGTGCTGAGTGAGAGGTTGAAGGAAAGAAGAATATATTGAACAGGGGTTATGAGCATGCAGTTTTCTAGAGTTAAAGAACccacaaaatataattctgGTCGGTACACTCATGTTCTGTAATCGCCCGTTGCCAGCATATACAATTCAGGCACGCAAATATTCAAGCCCTGGTAACTTATGATCACATTGTTTGGTGGAATTATTGGGACCTTGAAGCTGCATGCATGTGTGACTAAATTCATGAATGTTCATGAGTAATCTACAAAATTGTACAgatttgaaaaagaatataGAGAGCATGATAGATGAGACCCGTTTTCTGGGTACATCTCTAAATGCTCCAAGTTGAAATGTGAAACCCTCTGCCATCTCTTTGAAATAGAATGAATAACAGGGGGAGggtaaaaatattttccaaagaTACTCCCAAATTCATTATCAACAAGAAATCCATTTATAAGCAACTACACAACTGTGATGGGCCGGCTTTATACAGAAACTGGGCAAGGTTTCAGTgattgagcccatttattcacTGAACAGAACCCTCCTTTTCCATGTATAACTTTATGGCCAAGCGAAGAGGATTCCTGAAGCTAGCTAGATAATTGCAATTAGCTAGATTTATGGCCCATTTTGTTCCAAGTATGCAACAAAAGACATAAATTTACCCATATTTCAGGCTCATTTAAAAGGATATCTGGAGAAATGGGCAGATCGCTGTTGGTACTTGCCCAAATAGTATATGAATCGGGGACCTTAACTTAAAAAGTACTTTTCTAAATGCACATGCCAAATAATTTATGATGGAGACAACATTTATATATCAAGCCACAGCAAATATCTTTTCTTATGTCCATATATGTTGTGCCACATTCATTTCAGCTGAAAATATCAGTAATGTCACCAAATGGTCCGTTCAACATATTTAATTTCTGAGAAAATCAAATCCTACCAAACTCACTATTTTAATAACTCCGTTACTATTGCTTTTGTGACTACACTAAGCAATTGATCTCATTTGCTGAATATTAAACTTGTTTTATTTCCTTCACctgggttttttcttttttttccttcccaTTAAGGAGACACGAGTGCCGTTTACAGTTACAAACCGACAAGATGTTAATGTCGTCCATGCACAGTAACTGTGTCTGTGGagcaagaaaataatatatggtTTTCTATTCCAAAAGGTTTGGAGCCCACCGCCAACCAATTTCTAATTTGTCGGCAATTAATACGTGTTGGGCATTTGTTAGTTTACAATTAATTAGTGTAATCTCCTCTCCAATATTAAAAATGGACACGTCTAAGCATCTCCATTGCCATCAACAAAGCTGGGTTTGACGAGTCATTGGTCAAAAGATCAACGGTCGGTGAGTGGCTGATCTTACCATACCAATTAAACTATAAAtgtgataattaattttaaaaaaagtaatagtGCCAAGTTGCAATAAAGGGGCCCACGTTTTTTAAGAGAAGAGGAGAGGATAAGCAGAGTATCGGTTGCATGTAATGACGCCACGTGGCACCGGTTAATTTTGTTGGTCCATGAGAGAATGAAAACGCGGACAGCTGTCCACTTAAACGCGGTTGTATGCATCATCCTCGTCAACTAATACTGCCGAACGCAAAGTCGTGGTTACTATTCCCTTTTTGTCCTTTAGATTCGATGCCCTTCTAAGcctacaaaattttgaaaattacattcGCTCAACTCTTTGAGGGGCAATTTCGAACTCCCACCAAACAGGTTTTCCCCGTGTCATGTCATGCGCAATAAATGAGTTTAACACATGGGATTTCTCTTCCGGTTCCCAAAacgtttaaataatattaatatcattatcCTACACATttgaattcaacaaaaatatttggtccatacatatttattagtgaaagatgaaaatatgaaGGTCAAAAAACTATTTCCCCCCCTATAGTTTGCTGACATGACTTCTCAtcgtttaaattaaaaaaaataagattttcaagtATCACTCAATAAgggctatttttcaaaataacaaaTACTTAAAGAGtaatctataatatttaaaaacattaaaaactttaatgaaaattttcaagaattccaaaaattcaaaaaaaagctttatgattctttaaaaatttttaaaaaattcgataggtctataaataattttaaaaatgataattataacttagaaaaaatatatattaacattcagaaaaatcaaataaatattttagtaaaccttgggtgggaattgtTGTTTTCCcatagtaaaattaataatttttgttgggATGTGGGTGTATGAAAAACCGGGAAAATGGGGGCCGGGCCGAAGGCCAATGAGTAAGTAAAATGAGAGTCTAGGAAATCGTGTAGTGTTGTGGAGCCTGTACTACTTGAGAGTCAAGACAAGAGTTGCAGTGTTGACCCCTTAACGAATTGATATGGCTCCACTCCACTTGATGTTACGTGTCACTACCTGATCCTCTACGTTGATTGTCCCAACGGTGCCGTGTGGATCATTTAATTATTGCTATGATACACACTGCAATCAATGTGTCACATCATTTCAGTTCAACTCAATTACTATTATACCCATTATAATTGAATCAATCTCAACGCTGACAGGCATCTGGAAGCACAAACAGATGGCACGGGGACAAGGTGAGAGATAATAAGGGCAAATTGGGGATGAAAATTCtccaaatttattataaaggaGCTGCCGATTCAGTGTCTGAGTTTACCACTTTACATTGACGTTATTGAGAAATTTTTCAGTAACGACTGATTTACAAAAGCTCAAGCGCTGCCCAGTCTCGACCCTTTTACATTCCTCTCTTACTTTCTTCTATTTATTATTCACTGTTCACTCTTCTTCTGCTGATTGCTCCCGGTTTGTCGCCATGGCATCTGATGAAAGTACGATTTTTGTTTCTTCTACGCAAGAAGATGATTATGATGATACTGACGATGGATTTTATCACCAACATCAAGTGTCCCACAGCTTGTCTAGGCTGTCCATGTGTACAAGCTCCATGTACACAAACGAAGACGAAGATTATAACGACGAACGCATGAGGATGTCTATGCTGAGATTATCTATAGAAAGCTTTGATGGCGATGCTGATGAAGAGTTCTCTGATGATGAAGAATTTAAAGAGTTGGGTGGGCTGTCATCTGATTCAGAAAAAGAACCACAGTGTTACTCGCTGCCAGCAACACCGGCTAGCCGGAGAAGTCGTTGTTCAGTCGGTCAAAAATCGATTCGAGTAAAAGATTATGCGAGTGAAAATGAAGTACAAAAGGGTATGTTAAAGCAAAAGACAAGGAGAAACTTGAGGAGGAGGAAGATCATAAGAGAAAGATGGGTGGATAGTAAGTTTAATAAGAAAGATGAAGAGGAGAACGTTATGAATCATTTTGGTAATAATAGTTTGAGCGGGGAAAGTGAAGGAGGAGGAAGTTGTGGGGGTGGATTGGTAATAATAACAAGGCCAAAGGGAGGGAGAAGGTCGCTGTGTATGGATATGGAGGAAATGAAAGCTTGTAGAGATCTGGGGTTTGAGTTGGAACATGAAAGAATGTTGGAAATGACTAGTCGTGTTTCATTGTCTGGATCAACGCATGATACCAGCAGTGGCGGCGATTCTCCCATCGCCCAGTGGCGTATCTCTAGCCCTGGTTAGTTTTTCACTCTCTTTTTCCAGGCACACtttaatgataaaaagaaacaaagtgaGGATGGCATTGTCATAAATCTAGTTTTATTGTCGAAAGATTATATTCTGAGGTTCTATATATGATCTGAAATTGTGATTAATTCAGGTGATGATCCGCGAGATGTGAAGGCTCGGCTGAAGGTGTGGGCACAGGCAGTGGCGCTTGTATCGGCAACTCGACACACCACTTGACTATGTATATCTACTAATTACCGGCTCCTAACTTCCTCTGTTTGTTGGACGAAGACGAAGAGTGTTGTTTTTGAAGGTTTTTCTCTTCGTTTTTTCTTGCTTCGAAGATTAGCTTTTTATTTTGAGGGGTTTCCAGTTTTCTAATTGCTCACTACAACCATACTATTGCTCTGTAAATCTCTTCGCTTGTAAATATTACATGATCCCAATTGGAGCCTTGAATTGATGATGGACCTGGAATATACGGTTTGGTTAGatgtatgattttgaaaatgGTGTATTCGTTTATTACAGGGATTGAGTTATGTGGCGTTTATGGAGCTCAAGTTGAAGAGTCAAGGcccatataatataaaattcattgcATCGATTCTGAAAGCAATTAATATCATTACCTACTACCTCAATCAATCTCTCAAGGACAGAACTGACAAGtcagaattaattttttatgtaaaaaatctATTCATTATTGGACAGGAATCATTCAGAAGTTGAGGAGTATCTCAACACATAAATGTGGAAATCCCAAATGTGTATTCTCAGTCCAAAAGCCTAAATGCAACAAATTGGAATCATAAAGTATTCACAGTAAATCTACATACATAACTGTGCTccccaaaaaataaattctataactGGAAATTTGAGCATACTAATCACTATGAATGAATAAATCCCAACTGGATAACAACCTCAAAAACACTTCTCTTGATGCTCACATTGTGGCAATACAGCTCTAGTTCATATTAAGACATTTTAAGACTACCAACTGTATAGGCAGATGTAGAGACAAACAAAAATAAGTGAAGAAGAGAAAACATGTCTGTATTAATGGAGACTTGATAATAATCATTCGTCAATGAAAACCCCATTGTGTATTTGAATATGTCAAGGACATCAAAGAGGCACTAAGCAGAGTTAGGAAGGCAATATTTAGCCTTGTGGACTGGGATATTGTTATGGTTGATACAACATCATCACTGCAGAGGAAGATATTAGTTTCAGTCAAACAGTTTGAGATAATGAGGAAGAGGAATTCAGTGAGGTGCAGCTGGTGTGCAGAAAACTAGAGACTACACAAAATTTAAACTTCAGTATTCTAATTGAAATCTAATATTATTTCAGACAAAATCATGTAACTATGCCGTAATTAGATAGATAATCTCTCTTTATACACAGAGAGTGACAAGAAATTATTAAGCAGCTCTCTCCTGTCATGTATAATGCACTCAGATGGCTACAAACATGGTTTTTCATTTCTCTAACTTAGAATTATACTATAGAATGATTTCACAAAAGACAAGTACACGTCTAATGTAAAAGAggaataaatgaaaagaaactGGCTCTCTTTATGAAGGAAATTATACATTGCAGAAGCTCTGCAAGATATTTAATGTTCTGTAGATAATTTTGGAGGAAAAGAAATAGAATTAACAAGAAGGTAAGCCTGAGGCACTTCAAAGTCCAATCAAGAAAGAATAGACTTATAATTTGCAAAGAACATACAGAAAGAATGATTCTAGCTACTGCTTTGCATTCTTCACCTCAGCAAGTAGCAGCCTTATCATCGAGTTAATGAATGATACAAAGTCTATAATTAAATGACTTGGGCCAGTGAATAATTTCTCACTCACTCACTTAGACACTAGATTGTGGCAGCTGTTGTCACAGGGGAACGGACAGTCAATAGCCTTAGTAGCAACTCGATCAAAATACCAGTCTCCAACAGATTCTGCAATCCTCtgcatttggaaaaaaaattaaaacattatatgATGAATTTTCATGACACAACACTTATGTAATTAATTTCCCACTTCAATTATTCCTTTCAGTGGATCATCATTCATTCTCTAATGAATTTATACTAGAAGATAATTTTAACATGGTCCAGCAATCTCATTCCTAATTATCCTACTTTAAATGTAAATACATAAAAATCCTTCTAATTCTTTTCCTTGCATAAATTTATTCTTAGTCACAGgtgatatattataaattatacgcTCATCCACCCCCACTTCTTCTATCAAAACAGCCCACTAGAGTCAAAATGTAATGGACTTAAAGGTACTTCCAGCCATAATCACAGAATACTTAAGAaggattaattataaaaagatcCATGTCACAAAACTACAAATAGATTCATAAAT
This sequence is a window from Mangifera indica cultivar Alphonso chromosome 5, CATAS_Mindica_2.1, whole genome shotgun sequence. Protein-coding genes within it:
- the LOC123216027 gene encoding uncharacterized protein LOC123216027 — protein: MASDESTIFVSSTQEDDYDDTDDGFYHQHQVSHSLSRLSMCTSSMYTNEDEDYNDERMRMSMLRLSIESFDGDADEEFSDDEEFKELGGLSSDSEKEPQCYSLPATPASRRSRCSVGQKSIRVKDYASENEVQKGMLKQKTRRNLRRRKIIRERWVDSKFNKKDEEENVMNHFGNNSLSGESEGGGSCGGGLVIITRPKGGRRSLCMDMEEMKACRDLGFELEHERMLEMTSRVSLSGSTHDTSSGGDSPIAQWRISSPGDDPRDVKARLKVWAQAVALVSATRHTT